A segment of the Malassezia restricta chromosome V, complete sequence genome:
TCCAGCATGAAGTCTTGTGGAGTATGACACCGCCCTTAGATGTTACTATCCCCACGGCATCTGTCAAATGGTCTGAAAGAAACACATGTGTAGGTATGGAGAGTAGAGTGAATGCATGGGACGGCTGCTCTAGATTGTATTAATGCTGCCGAACGACGCATCCTTTTTTCTTTGCGTACGACCACACTCTTTAGCGTGTATTACTTGGGCGAAGGAATTATTTTTAAACACTGCTTTCTTTCAAGTGACCCACAGTCTCAAACAAAGCATTCTACCTTCGTTTGTCCAAACAATTACCACCTTCGTTCGTTCCTCGCGAAAACTTTCTACTAACTTTGCAGATACAATCGCTTGATTCGGTATGGTCCAGATTACCAGCTCTTGTTTCATCCCTCTTATTGCACTGATCCCGACTTTCCTCAACGGGATTTTGAGTGATGTAACTGGATCATCTTACTCACCACTCTCGTTTGTCAATGCGGCTTCTACTCACTCAGACAATTCTACTGACTTGCAGGCCGGTCTCATTCACATGTCACTAATGAGTGATGTGGATGAAGACGATGCAAGTTTTGTTCATCCGTGGATTAAACTTCAACAACACATGAATCATGGTAAGCGTCGTATGGCCCAAATGAAGGGCATGGATTCTCCTTCAAAGGAAGAAATGCTGGATGCTGTGAAGCGTCGTGAGCTTGATGTGCGCCGTGAATCTGAAGATGATGCCAAAATGCTAGATTTTCGTCTCCCACGGATCAAATCCAAGCCACAATCCATCAAGTCTGACGAGTCAAACACGCGGCCCAAGCGTCGTGACTCCCGCTTtgatgctgcgtcgccCTTTGGCTTAagcccacgacgcgcaggaTTCTCGTCCACGGAAGCCAAAATGCAGAGCTCATACTCTGTGACAAATGCACCTGACGTGTCCGCCAAGAACACTGAAGGCTTGGCTATTGAAGCAAACGATGTGGGCTATTTTGTGGAAGTCAAGATTGGTTCATCCGACACGACTTTCAAGATGCTTGTCGACTCTGGTTCTTCAGACACATGGGTAACAGGTACATCTTGCAAGAACTGCGGTCCTTCCTCCCGTCAAAAAATGGGCAAATCTTTGTCTCAATCGCTCAAGACCACGAATGACAACTTCAAGATTTCGTACGGCAGTGGAAACGTGGGCGTTACTTTGGTCAAAGATTCATTTTCCATCGCTGGCCTTTCGCTTGACACTTACACGTTTGGTATGGCTAGCTCGGAGTCAGACGATTTTGGTGCTGACAAGATTCCATTTGATGGTCTTATTGGCTTGGGTGGTAGCAGCTTGAGTATTACGAAACAAGACACTTTGGTCGATGCTCTTGCTAAAGCCAACAAGATCAACAAGCCTATTGTTGGAATACGCTTAGGTCGTGCCGCTGATGGCTCAGGAGGTAACAAGGGTCAAATTACATTTGGTGGTGTCGATCAGTCGCAGATTGACGGTAACTTGAACCAGGTCGAAAATCAATCTAAGGAAGGTTATTGGGCTGTTCAGGTTGACAGTGTTTCACTGGACTCGAACCAGGTAAGCGGCAGTTCAACTGCTGTTCTTGACACTGGTACGTCACTTATTATTGCTCCAAAGTCGGCAGCAGACAAGAtccacgacgccattcCTGGCGCCAAGTCAGATGGTCACGGTGGTTACACTCTTCCGTGTACTACTCGCAAGAAGCTATCTTTCAAGATCTCAGGTACCACCTACACCATGGATTCGCGGGACTTACTTTTCGCACCGAAAGACTCAAACAACTTGAAAGGCACATGCATCAGTGCAGTATCTTCAGGTGAAACCATGGATGGTGCCAGTTGGCTGCTTGGCGCAGCGTTTCTGAAAAACGTGTACTTTGCGACCAACTCGGACGCCAACCGCATTGGTCTTGGTAAACTTAAGAATTAAAGTGTTCATCTCATTCTTTCCCGGCCTCATGGGTCCCTAACGGATAGACATTTCACGCACCATGATTCATTTTCTTATTAGTAGATTTGTATAGACTATGTAGCAAGCCATTTTTTTATCGTGCTCTTCAAAAGGCTCACTTTCTGCTTCGGTTCTTGCGAGCACGGGGACGCTGTTGCTGGCTGATGGCCTCTTCGGGAATCCAAGACTCATCGTACGTTTTGCCGTCTTTATTGGCAACGGGTGCTGGGGTCTTATCCTTGCGCTTGGAAGAAGACGTCGAGATATTGGCACGAAGAGTGGGCTGAATATATGAGACATACACGTAATACGCCACGGCACCCACTAAGCCAGCCAAAAACAGGTAGACGGACAAGAGCTCGAGGTCCCAAAGGCTCTGAGGCGGCTCTTCGACCGTCACGGAGCCACGGTAAAGAAGAACATTGTACTTGTTCAAAGATGACTTGTCCGTCACAGTGGCACGAAGTTCAATGTCCAGTTTTTGAGGCTTAAACTCCGAATGAATATCGTACGGTAGTTGAAGAGGCTTTCCGTTCGTAAACTGTACGAGCGGATCATCGTGCAGAATCCTGTTGGTCATGTtgcgcatgatgcgcttTCTTTCGCCATCTTTACGAGCAGGATCCAAAAATGCACCTGTCAGCGAGTTCACGGCAATAGCGCGTTCTACACCCCGAGGCTGCGTAAACGTGAACACTACTCGGGTTGACTGACCGTTCTTCACAATATTGAAGGGATTATTGGGGAATGTCGTGATGACATTGAGCTCTGGAGCTTCCTCGTGAGCTTCAGCCCTGACAAGAGCAAGCAAGCCTAGGAAAAAGCTCAGCAAGACCAAGATGCAGTGCATGATTGTGAGACGCAATGCCTGCGATTAACCGAATCGGTTTCTTCAACGCTTCGCGTAATTCCTTGATTACGTAGTCGTCTACTGACCCTGCTTTCCTACGTGTAGGCTTTGCGTACTGCGCGAATTTCTTGTTGGTATACCTTCTCAAATGCACGGGCGATGTCGCACACGGGCTCGTTGCCAGCATTAAAGGTGAAGCAGTTCGTCAGCATGAGTCGTATATCTGCATCAAGGGCATCAATACTGTCATACCGATCAGAGCGCAGCTTATTACCAATCAAAGTCAAGTCGCGGGCATTTTCTTTGGGAATCACGTCAAAATAGGTTGGAATGTTCAACGCGACAGGATCCACAGCGTACAAGAACAAACCGCCAGATGGATGCTGTTTGAGGCGACTCATCATGCTCTGCAGAGATCGCTTTTGAGAATATTCGAGCTTGCGCTCCATGGCTCGACTCCATTCTCGACGCCAAACACTTGATACAACTTGTTCCATGAGTGCCGGTGCCGTGCCTGGTGGATTGAATTGGCGGCAATTGCTAAACATGAGGCGCATGTCTGCTGCAAAGTCACCCATGGTCTTGTATTCACCACTTTTCAGTTTTTTGTCAATCTTGCTGAGATCCATCGGGTGCTTGATTTCGTCATAATACGTTGGTGCTCCATCACGAATTGGATCGATCGGGTACAAAAAGATGGATGCCTCTGGCGTCTTGGTAATAACTTGAAGAACAGACCGAACCTTTTTAACATTTAATGGCGTTTCATACTCGCCTGGTAATACAGGGTCCTCGCTAGCTGACTTGGCCATTTGTGGGTCTGTCTTTTCAGCAGATACCTCGTCTTGTCTAGGTGCTTGTTCAGCATCAGAGCGCTGTCGCTTGATTTTTAGGGGAGGCCGAGGTGGGGTttctgctgcagctctCTTCTCGCCTTTGTGACGGTTCAGCTTAAGAGTGATCTTCTTAGGCGCCACCTCTGCAGGGGGCTTGGGTTCTTCGGCGCTTGTCTTCGAGACCTCGGGTCGCGAGTCCGACTCTGGCTCTTCTGTATGCAACTTTTCTGCCCGAGCTGCAGCCTGTTCCAAAGTTTTACTGATGCGATTCCACAATTGACGAAAAGCCGTCTCGGAACGCGAAGCTTCATAGTGGATCCAGGCTTTTGGGTCAGGTGTATATGTTTTAGCATTGCGAAAAATTAGATGGATATCGTCGGCGAACTGGAATCGATCACGGTACTGACCCGATTCCAATTTGTTCGACACAGAGCTTAGATCCATCGGCTCCTTGATAACATCAAAGTAGTCAGGCGCTTCATCACGCACAGGATCCACAGGACGAATAAAAGGCTCGCAATGTTTGTTGGCCATAAGTTTTTGTATGCACATACGACACGCACTCAAATCCGATGTAAACATACCCATGGCTTGACCAGGCTCAGGAGCCTTGGGTTTTTTCGCTTTGGCACTCTTGGGCAATACGACACGCAGAGTATGCGGAGCCGTTTGCTTTTCACGCTGCGGGGCATTCTTGATCATAAGACGAATGCGCATAGCACCTGTCTGCTCACTACCAGatgaggcggcggtgcgATCAGCAGGTTTCTTGGTATCTTCCACAGGCTTGAACAGCAATTCTGCTAAGCGCAGCAAAGCCATGCGTGTTCGAAAATTTCCTTTACTAGACTGGAATGCGGCCAGAAAGCCATCCCGCACAGAGGCAGAACGTCCAATTTCACGCCGAAACACCTTGATCATTTGCTCATTTTGTGCAGCCTCTTCTGCTAGCATAGCTTCCTGATCAGCATGGTTGGCCGAAGGGTCGCCTTCTTGCAGCATctcatggcgctggcgtgTTATGCCTAGCTCACCCATGGCCACTGCCACGGCCAATGCATCGCACAAGCCACGGGCTAATTCCGTGCGAACCACACGGTCTTCATCAGAGGCCAACACAGCAAAGTAATAACGGGTCAAGACCTTGTGTTGAAGTCCATGAAACAGGAGTAGCGCGTTGAAGGCCGCCATACGCACAGGTGTGAAGTTGCCCTCACGAGTGTACTCAACAAATTGCATCAGCTCCAAGGGTCGAAGATTGGCAAATACAAGGGCCTGTTGAAAATCAAGGGCAGCGAGTGTAATCACATTGTGAAATGATGGTACAAGGCGATCCAGCGCCTGAAGACGCTCGACTTCCTGTATCGCAGCGGAACGCAGCTGCATTTCTTCAGGCGTGTACGACTCATCGGCATGTGTTGAGTATCCAACCGTGTCAACAGGAATGAGCGTGCTGGCCAGCGCATTGATAATACTCGCCAAATAGTAGTCGTCGACGAATTGGTTGGTAGAATTGTCATTGTAGCGCAAAAGATAGACAAGAAACCTCTGTACGATCGGCAAGGCCCGGCCTCTGTGGTCACGCACGCGAGCAATCGCATGAATTaaagcgcggcgcacaaaATAGTCCGTCATGTCGCTAAAGTTGTTGGGTTTTGGAATACAGAGAGCATCCATGGACGTCGAGTCGACCTCATGGGGCACGTCCAAGCAGTACATCGTTCGGAATAGCAGGAGCAAGTGAAAAAGACCAAGCAAGTCGAGGTGTGGCAATGCGCAGTTGGCTAGTCCGTACGCCGCCTCAGCCCGAATGCGATGAAAGTATTTTGTCACTAGGACCGTTCGTGTCAGCATACTGCTGGTAATGAGGCTGGGCATTTGACTCAGAGCATGTACAGCTACAAGCTGAGCCACAACATCTCGATCACGCTGGAGCTGCGATACCCACATATAATCAGGCTGCTCAAATTGAATCTGAGCCATCCATTCAAAATCAGCATCGAGACGAATCCATTCGTATGGCGCCGAGGCCATAATAGCTTCGTCTTCCTCAGTCCAATcagccacgcgccagcgcttgcgttcttcttcatcttccCACATACCGAGACCAAAGCCCAGATCAATCATACCAATAGCCTCCGCTGCGTCTTCATCACCTGCTGCGGCTGCTGCGGCAGCGGCTTGACGGGCTTGGAATCGTTTCGTGTTTCGGCGTACACGCTTGTACTTGGTGTTAAAAGGTACATCGTATCGCTGATGTTCACTTTTTATGTCAAGCACATGCTCATAAGGTGTGCCATCTGCTTCATGAATGCGAACAGTCATTTGGCCTTCCCAAAGCGAGACGGGATTGGATGCCAGTGCATTCTCAGGCTGTGCTTGGGCATAGAGATGTGCGGGAGATTCTTGGTGCACATGCATTTCAATCAATAGCTTCTTTCGGTTGAACGTGGCGGTGCATATAAATCGGGGGCACCCACTGCCGTTGATCCATTGGTCCATAAAAAGGCGTAAATCAGCACTGCTTACTTTCTTGCAGGTACGCAGAAAACTGTGTGTCCCAAGAGCATTGTTTGACATTTCTCCCGTTATAGCCTGCAGAAACACCTTGGGAATCACACGGCCCAAGCCCAATGATGCGCCCATTTTGCACAGGCGACGGTCTAAAAGGTAAAGAACCAGTGGCGCCTTTAAATTGACAAAAGACAAGAGCTGTGGATCTAGTGGCTCGTCACGGCCTGCTTGGTACAAAGGCGGCATGCCAATGTCCCAATGACATAGGCGATCACAGTCTTTTTTCATTCGGAAGCGGTACTCATTGTTGCCCAGCAACCATCGCAGAAACATGGATGCGAGGTATTGGCTCAGACCATGTATGAGCCAAGTATCAGCCCATGTCTTTTGGATGATATTTATACCGACCCATTGGAATGCAACGGCATGGCTCAGAATGTGGCGGTTCTCAAATGCCTGATCAATCACAGAGGGCGGATGCAATAAATCACTGGAGCAAATAGCCAATGTACTCGCCGTGTGACAGTCTTCATGCGTGCCGT
Coding sequences within it:
- a CDS encoding aspartic-type endopeptidase CTSD, with product MVQITSSCFIPLIALIPTFLNGILSDVTGSSYSPLSFVNAASTHSDNSTDLQAGLIHMSLMSDVDEDDASFVHPWIKLQQHMNHGKRRMAQMKGMDSPSKEEMLDAVKRRELDVRRESEDDAKMLDFRLPRIKSKPQSIKSDESNTRPKRRDSRFDAASPFGLSPRRAGFSSTEAKMQSSYSVTNAPDVSAKNTEGLAIEANDVGYFVEVKIGSSDTTFKMLVDSGSSDTWVTGTSCKNCGPSSRQKMGKSLSQSLKTTNDNFKISYGSGNVGVTLVKDSFSIAGLSLDTYTFGMASSESDDFGADKIPFDGLIGLGGSSLSITKQDTLVDALAKANKINKPIVGIRLGRAADGSGGNKGQITFGGVDQSQIDGNLNQVENQSKEGYWAVQVDSVSLDSNQVSGSSTAVLDTGTSLIIAPKSAADKIHDAIPGAKSDGHGGYTLPCTTRKKLSFKISGTTYTMDSRDLLFAPKDSNNLKGTCISAVSSGETMDGASWLLGAAFLKNVYFATNSDANRIGLGKLKN
- a CDS encoding transcription initiation factor TFIID subunit 2, with amino-acid sequence MQADRGFTLSHQKVALELGFSGVLAGFTELTIVPSNVALRHIYLHARCMDIQRVLCNGQEVRFEHTDAVQSLALSDIHGHAQLKRDLFSATSQGAEGELRISLPDHLRPERVSSGTEGNADGEEFSMMTIRIDYVLEDVHEAIQVIQPTADAPYRVPHMYTRPLGLNSSRCWVPCLDSLWDRCTWELEYVVPRRLSVDMGDLDDETPEIYVISSGELTEHAMHPQNPEKSVFYYTQQVATSVQHVAFCAGPFVMTRLSPAGLQTCETLSFCLPEHEHELRSTTQFAWQAIEYISSEYGSYPFGSFKLVFVDGTHEDCHTASTLAICSSDLLHPPSVIDQAFENRHILSHAVAFQWVGINIIQKTWADTWLIHGLSQYLASMFLRWLLGNNEYRFRMKKDCDRLCHWDIGMPPLYQAGRDEPLDPQLLSFVNLKAPLVLYLLDRRLCKMGASLGLGRVIPKVFLQAITGEMSNNALGTHSFLRTCKKVSSADLRLFMDQWINGSGCPRFICTATFNRKKLLIEMHVHQESPAHLYAQAQPENALASNPVSLWEGQMTVRIHEADGTPYEHVLDIKSEHQRYDVPFNTKYKRVRRNTKRFQARQAAAAAAAAGDEDAAEAIGMIDLGFGLGMWEDEEERKRWRVADWTEEDEAIMASAPYEWIRLDADFEWMAQIQFEQPDYMWVSQLQRDRDVVAQLVAVHALSQMPSLITSSMLTRTVLVTKYFHRIRAEAAYGLANCALPHLDLLGLFHLLLLFRTMYCLDVPHEVDSTSMDALCIPKPNNFSDMTDYFVRRALIHAIARVRDHRGRALPIVQRFLVYLLRYNDNSTNQFVDDYYLASIINALASTLIPVDTVGYSTHADESYTPEEMQLRSAAIQEVERLQALDRLVPSFHNVITLAALDFQQALVFANLRPLELMQFVEYTREGNFTPVRMAAFNALLLFHGLQHKVLTRYYFAVLASDEDRVVRTELARGLCDALAVAVAMGELGITRQRHEMLQEGDPSANHADQEAMLAEEAAQNEQMIKVFRREIGRSASVRDGFLAAFQSSKGNFRTRMALLRLAELLFKPVEDTKKPADRTAASSGSEQTGAMRIRLMIKNAPQREKQTAPHTLRVVLPKSAKAKKPKAPEPGQAMGMFTSDLSACRMCIQKLMANKHCEPFIRPVDPVRDEAPDYFDVIKEPMDLSSVSNKLESGQYRDRFQFADDIHLIFRNAKTYTPDPKAWIHYEASRSETAFRQLWNRISKTLEQAAARAEKLHTEEPESDSRPEVSKTSAEEPKPPAEVAPKKITLKLNRHKGEKRAAAETPPRPPLKIKRQRSDAEQAPRQDEVSAEKTDPQMAKSASEDPVLPGEYETPLNVKKVRSVLQVITKTPEASIFLYPIDPIRDGAPTYYDEIKHPMDLSKIDKKLKSGEYKTMGDFAADMRLMFSNCRQFNPPGTAPALMEQVVSSVWRREWSRAMERKLEYSQKRSLQSMMSRLKQHPSGGLFLYAVDPVALNIPTYFDVIPKENARDLTLIGNKLRSDRYDSIDALDADIRLMLTNCFTFNAGNEPVCDIARAFEKVYQQEIRAVRKAYT